A single genomic interval of Saccharospirillum mangrovi harbors:
- the pdxH gene encoding pyridoxamine 5'-phosphate oxidase, whose translation MKLDDIRRDYLQGGLNRADLEADPIRQFEGWLKQAVDAQLSADPTAMTLATVDASGQPSQRVVLLKALDERGFVFYTNYDSHKGRDIAANAKVSLHFGWLALERQVVVYGTAQKLDAAASAQYFHSRPRNSQIGAWTSQQSQPIASREALDAAFADTEARFADQEDIPLPPFWGGYAIEPTQIEFWQGRGGRLHDRFMYRREGSQWVLERLQP comes from the coding sequence GTGAAACTCGATGACATCCGCCGCGATTATCTGCAAGGGGGGCTAAATCGTGCCGACCTCGAGGCCGATCCGATTCGTCAATTCGAAGGCTGGCTGAAACAGGCGGTCGATGCGCAACTGAGCGCCGACCCGACAGCGATGACCTTGGCGACGGTTGATGCCAGCGGCCAGCCGAGCCAGCGCGTGGTGTTGTTGAAAGCGTTGGATGAGCGCGGTTTTGTGTTTTACACCAATTACGACAGCCACAAAGGCCGCGACATTGCCGCCAATGCCAAGGTCAGTCTGCACTTCGGCTGGCTGGCGTTGGAGCGGCAGGTGGTGGTGTACGGCACGGCGCAGAAACTCGACGCGGCGGCGTCAGCGCAATACTTCCATTCGCGGCCACGCAACAGCCAGATTGGCGCCTGGACCAGTCAGCAAAGCCAGCCGATCGCCTCGCGCGAAGCGCTCGATGCTGCCTTCGCCGACACCGAAGCACGTTTTGCCGACCAGGAAGACATTCCGCTGCCACCGTTCTGGGGCGGTTACGCCATCGAGCCGACACAGATCGAATTCTGGCAAGGCCGTGGCGGCCGATTGCACGATCGGTTTATGTATCGGCGCGAAGGGTCGCAGTGGGTTTTGGAACGCTTGCAGCCGTAA
- a CDS encoding aminotransferase class V-fold PLP-dependent enzyme codes for MTANHSSRDWQDTARALQRHYQKFRVDERILLTGHSHQAWPDVAFDGQLQAIEDAATHVDDKWSVAFEKADQLRAGYARLLDDPTGEYTLAQNTQELLVRWLSALPLQAKPRLITTDGEFHSMRRLLDRLNETSVEVVKVASEPVSTLAERLLAEVNDQTAAVLCSAVLFQTGRVVPQLSELAAGCAQQQVPLLLDAYHAVNVLPWSIRELKLDSVFVVGGGYKYCQFGEGNCFLRVPKDCDWRPLVTGWYAEFASLNRAPNGQVQYGRGRWAFEGSTYDTTSHYRAVAVLEFFAEQQLTPNRLYPHYKAQQQHLLNLLREREWPDHVRLPDTPLDHIGGFLVLHTPKAADIVQALKTRDVYTDSRGDALRIGPAPYVTAEQLHQAVQVLAEVVR; via the coding sequence ATGACCGCCAACCACTCCTCGCGCGACTGGCAAGACACCGCCCGCGCCCTGCAACGCCACTACCAGAAATTCCGTGTTGATGAACGCATTCTGCTGACCGGCCATTCGCACCAGGCCTGGCCCGATGTCGCGTTCGACGGCCAACTGCAAGCCATTGAAGACGCCGCGACGCACGTCGACGACAAATGGTCGGTCGCGTTCGAAAAGGCCGATCAATTGCGCGCCGGCTACGCCCGCCTGTTGGACGATCCGACGGGTGAATACACCCTGGCTCAGAACACTCAGGAATTGCTGGTGCGTTGGTTGTCGGCGCTGCCGTTGCAGGCCAAACCGCGACTGATCACCACCGACGGCGAATTTCACTCGATGCGGCGCTTGCTCGATCGGTTGAATGAAACCTCGGTCGAGGTGGTCAAGGTTGCCAGCGAGCCGGTCAGTACATTAGCGGAACGTTTGCTCGCGGAAGTGAACGACCAAACCGCGGCCGTGTTGTGTTCGGCGGTGTTGTTTCAAACCGGGCGCGTCGTGCCGCAGCTGAGTGAATTGGCGGCCGGCTGTGCGCAACAACAAGTGCCGCTGTTGCTCGACGCCTATCACGCTGTGAATGTGTTGCCCTGGTCGATTCGCGAATTGAAACTGGACAGCGTTTTTGTGGTCGGTGGCGGTTACAAATACTGTCAGTTTGGCGAAGGCAATTGCTTCCTGCGCGTGCCCAAAGACTGCGATTGGCGACCGCTGGTTACCGGCTGGTACGCCGAGTTTGCCAGCTTGAATCGGGCACCGAACGGCCAGGTGCAATACGGTCGTGGCCGCTGGGCGTTTGAAGGCTCGACCTACGACACCACCAGCCATTACCGCGCCGTTGCCGTGCTCGAGTTTTTTGCCGAACAGCAACTGACGCCGAACCGCCTTTATCCGCATTACAAAGCCCAGCAACAGCATTTGCTGAATCTGTTGCGCGAACGGGAATGGCCCGACCATGTGCGTTTGCCCGACACGCCGCTCGATCACATCGGCGGTTTTCTGGTGCTGCATACGCCCAAGGCGGCCGACATCGTTCAGGCGCTGAAAACGCGCGATGTGTACACCGACAGTCGCGGCGATGCGCTGCGCATCGGCCCGGCACCTTATGTAACCGCCGAGCAATTGCATCAGGCCGTGCAGGTATTGGCTGAAGTAGTGCGGTAG
- the mnmH gene encoding tRNA 2-selenouridine(34) synthase MnmH: protein MPDRITPDQLLPLLAADTTFIDVRAPIEFAQGHVPGALNRPLMTDDERHRVGLCYKQQGQKAAVALGHKLVSGEVKAARVQAWLEAAAQPDKTLLYCARGGMRSSISQSWMHEAGLDLPLVQGGYKTLRHTLMAQNARFDDTADCIVVAGRTGAGKTKVIEASGNALDLEALANHRGSAFGRRTTAQPSQANFENALAMATLHIDLQRPVVLEDESRNIGSVHLSQRLAERIKTAPVVMLDVSMAERVEVILQDYVIGLQAEYRQQFGADGFARYRDYMEGALARVSRRLGGLLYQRIDDELRFALQHQAATGALDAHGVWIESLLRDYYDRMYDYQWHKSPRDVLFSGGRQELIAYLNERQNGNS, encoded by the coding sequence ATGCCCGACCGCATCACACCCGACCAGTTACTACCGCTGCTGGCCGCCGACACCACCTTTATCGACGTGCGTGCGCCCATCGAGTTCGCGCAGGGCCACGTGCCCGGCGCGCTCAACCGGCCGTTGATGACCGACGACGAACGCCACCGCGTGGGTCTGTGCTACAAGCAGCAAGGCCAGAAAGCCGCTGTCGCGCTCGGTCATAAGCTGGTCTCGGGCGAGGTCAAAGCCGCGCGCGTTCAGGCCTGGCTTGAAGCAGCCGCACAGCCGGACAAAACCCTGCTGTATTGCGCCCGGGGCGGCATGCGTTCGTCGATCAGTCAAAGCTGGATGCATGAAGCGGGGTTGGATTTACCGCTGGTGCAGGGCGGCTACAAAACGCTGCGCCACACCTTGATGGCGCAAAACGCCCGCTTCGACGACACGGCTGATTGTATTGTCGTCGCCGGCCGCACCGGCGCGGGCAAAACCAAAGTCATCGAAGCCAGCGGCAACGCCCTCGATCTGGAAGCGCTCGCCAACCATCGCGGTTCGGCGTTCGGTCGCCGCACCACCGCCCAACCCAGCCAGGCGAATTTCGAAAACGCGCTGGCGATGGCGACGTTGCACATCGACCTGCAACGCCCGGTCGTGCTGGAAGACGAATCGCGCAACATTGGCAGTGTGCATTTGTCGCAACGATTGGCGGAACGAATCAAAACCGCGCCAGTGGTGATGCTGGACGTATCGATGGCCGAACGCGTGGAGGTGATATTGCAGGACTACGTTATCGGCTTGCAGGCCGAATACCGGCAGCAGTTTGGCGCCGATGGCTTTGCGCGGTATCGCGACTACATGGAAGGCGCACTGGCGCGGGTGAGCCGGCGGCTCGGTGGGTTGTTGTATCAACGCATCGACGACGAACTGCGTTTTGCGCTACAGCACCAGGCCGCCACCGGCGCTTTGGATGCGCACGGCGTCTGGATCGAATCCCTGCTGCGCGACTACTACGACCGGATGTACGACTACCAATGGCACAAGTCGCCGCGAGATGTTCTGTTCAGTGGCGGCCGCCAGGAATTGATCGCCTATTTAAACGAGCGTCAGAACGGCAACTCGTAA
- the radC gene encoding RadC family protein yields the protein MAITDWPAAERPREKLLERGAAALTDAELLAIFLRTGLPGITAVDLARTLLNDYGSLAALLAADQASFCVGKGLGSAKFAQLQAVLEMGRRYLLDELRTGPALSSPGDARSFVLAQLRSLPHEVFACIWLDSQHRVLLYEPLFTGTIDGAAVYPREVVRRALAHNAAAVILAHNHPSGVAEPSDADRRITDRLTHSLNAIDVRILDHLVVGAGVVVSFAERGWLREVGGA from the coding sequence AAATTGTTGGAACGCGGCGCAGCCGCGCTGACCGATGCCGAACTGCTGGCGATATTTCTGCGTACAGGTTTGCCTGGTATAACGGCCGTCGATCTGGCGCGTACGCTCTTGAATGATTACGGCAGCCTGGCTGCTTTGCTGGCGGCTGATCAGGCGTCGTTCTGTGTCGGTAAAGGCCTGGGCAGTGCCAAGTTTGCGCAGTTGCAGGCGGTGCTGGAAATGGGCCGGCGTTATCTGTTGGATGAACTGCGCACCGGCCCGGCATTAAGCTCGCCCGGCGACGCCCGGTCGTTCGTACTGGCGCAGTTGCGCAGCCTGCCGCACGAAGTTTTCGCCTGCATCTGGCTCGACAGTCAACACCGCGTGCTGCTGTACGAGCCGTTGTTTACCGGCACCATCGACGGCGCTGCGGTCTACCCGCGTGAAGTGGTGCGTCGTGCCTTGGCGCACAACGCCGCTGCCGTCATCCTCGCGCACAATCATCCCAGCGGTGTGGCCGAACCGAGTGACGCCGACCGGCGCATTACCGATCGGCTGACCCATTCGCTGAATGCCATCGATGTGCGGATACTGGATCATCTGGTGGTTGGCGCCGGTGTGGTGGTCAGCTTCGCCGAACGCGGCTGGTTGCGCGAAGTCGGCGGCGCATGA
- the rpmB gene encoding 50S ribosomal protein L28, with amino-acid sequence MSRICQVTGKRPVTGNNVSHSQIKTKRRFLPNLHTHRFWVEGEKRFVKLRVSSKGMRIIDKKGIEAVLTDIRARGEKV; translated from the coding sequence ATGTCCAGAATTTGCCAAGTTACAGGTAAGCGTCCTGTAACCGGGAACAACGTTTCCCACTCTCAAATCAAGACCAAGCGCCGGTTCCTGCCGAACCTGCACACTCACCGTTTTTGGGTTGAGGGTGAAAAGCGCTTCGTCAAACTGCGTGTTTCTTCCAAGGGCATGCGCATCATCGACAAGAAGGGCATCGAAGCGGTTCTGACCGACATCCGTGCCCGTGGCGAGAAGGTCTAA
- a CDS encoding NAD(P)/FAD-dependent oxidoreductase, giving the protein MSQPEFPFALPSQPEHQSALPEACDVVVIGGGVIGVMSAWFLAKKGLRVVLCEKGRIAAEQSSRNWGWVRQQGRDLHELPIMMEANRLWQQLSADSDEDLGFRQTGILYLADSEKELAQFEHWHGEAVERGLDTHLLSPAQLNEKLPEHRTRWFGGLFTPGDGRAEPWQAVPALARAAAKTGVTIIEQCAVRTLETQAGQLRAVVTERGVIRCEQAVLAGGAWSGLFARNAGISIPQLSVLASVAATTALPNFYDGQVGTPNYAFRRRLDGGYNIAPGYTHNFFIGPDAFRHFFKYLPQLRHDFSGTRFHPAAPKHFPDAWRTARRWSGGDISPFERQRILNPTPNHTALTQTLNAIKASFPGFAEAQIRHSWGGMIDTMPDIVPIVDRVPSCPGLVIATGMSGHGFGIGPGMGRVVADLVAEQPIGHDLSRFRFNRFHDGSKIELSPAF; this is encoded by the coding sequence ATGTCTCAGCCCGAATTTCCGTTTGCCTTACCCAGCCAACCCGAACACCAGTCCGCGTTGCCGGAAGCCTGCGATGTCGTCGTGATCGGCGGCGGTGTGATTGGCGTGATGAGTGCCTGGTTCCTGGCGAAAAAAGGTTTGCGTGTGGTGCTGTGCGAGAAAGGTCGCATCGCCGCTGAACAGTCGTCGCGCAACTGGGGTTGGGTGCGGCAACAAGGTCGGGATTTGCACGAACTGCCGATCATGATGGAAGCCAACCGACTGTGGCAGCAGTTGTCGGCCGACAGCGACGAAGACCTTGGTTTTCGTCAGACCGGCATTCTGTATCTGGCCGACAGCGAAAAAGAACTGGCGCAGTTTGAACACTGGCACGGCGAAGCGGTCGAGCGTGGTTTGGATACCCACTTGCTCAGCCCGGCGCAATTGAACGAAAAGCTGCCCGAGCATCGCACGCGCTGGTTCGGTGGCCTGTTTACCCCTGGCGATGGCCGCGCCGAACCGTGGCAAGCGGTGCCGGCCTTAGCGCGGGCAGCGGCCAAAACGGGCGTGACCATTATCGAGCAGTGCGCGGTACGGACGCTGGAAACCCAGGCTGGACAGTTGCGTGCGGTGGTCACCGAGCGCGGTGTGATTCGCTGTGAGCAAGCCGTATTGGCCGGCGGTGCCTGGTCGGGTTTGTTCGCGCGCAACGCCGGCATTTCCATTCCGCAGTTGTCGGTGCTGGCGTCTGTCGCGGCCACGACTGCTTTGCCGAATTTCTACGACGGCCAGGTCGGCACACCCAACTACGCGTTTCGTCGCCGACTCGACGGCGGTTACAACATCGCGCCCGGTTACACCCATAACTTCTTTATCGGCCCGGACGCCTTCCGGCATTTTTTCAAATACCTGCCGCAACTGCGCCACGATTTCAGCGGCACTCGTTTTCACCCGGCCGCACCCAAACATTTTCCCGACGCCTGGCGCACAGCGCGTCGCTGGAGCGGCGGCGACATCAGCCCATTCGAACGCCAACGCATTCTGAATCCGACACCCAACCACACCGCACTGACGCAAACGCTCAATGCAATCAAAGCCTCGTTCCCCGGTTTTGCCGAGGCACAGATTCGTCACAGCTGGGGCGGCATGATCGATACGATGCCGGACATCGTGCCGATTGTGGATCGCGTGCCGTCGTGCCCAGGCCTGGTGATCGCCACCGGCATGAGTGGGCACGGCTTTGGTATTGGACCGGGTATGGGACGGGTGGTGGCGGACTTAGTGGCCGAGCAACCGATCGGTCACGACCTCAGTCGGTTCCGTTTCAATCGCTTCCACGACGGTTCGAAGATTGAGTTGAGCCCGGCATTCTGA
- a CDS encoding acyloxyacyl hydrolase — translation MVRYGWLVVLLLMVGPVWASNDDGYAKVFIGTYDMFRDNQDTQYGVEAQFADGLTRYDFKPLVGLMRTREQSHYLYTGVSRTSFFAQSETGLAFTFSFGPGLYFYGDGDDTDLGHIFELRSSGGLLWEFADATRIGLHYSHLSNASITEVNPGSEMVTLTYELPF, via the coding sequence ATGGTGCGGTACGGTTGGTTAGTGGTGTTGCTGTTGATGGTCGGTCCGGTTTGGGCCAGCAATGACGATGGTTACGCCAAGGTGTTTATCGGCACTTACGATATGTTTCGCGACAACCAGGACACTCAATACGGCGTCGAAGCGCAATTTGCCGATGGCCTGACGCGGTACGATTTCAAACCCCTGGTCGGCCTGATGCGTACCCGCGAGCAATCGCACTATCTGTACACCGGCGTCAGCCGTACGTCGTTTTTTGCTCAGTCCGAAACCGGCCTGGCGTTCACGTTCAGCTTTGGGCCGGGGCTGTATTTTTACGGCGATGGCGATGACACCGATCTCGGCCACATCTTCGAGTTGCGATCCAGCGGCGGTTTGCTGTGGGAATTTGCCGACGCCACGCGCATCGGTCTGCATTACTCGCACTTGTCTAACGCCAGCATCACCGAAGTAAATCCTGGCTCGGAAATGGTCACCCTGACTTACGAGTTGCCGTTCTGA
- the rpmG gene encoding 50S ribosomal protein L33, with protein MRDKIKLVSSAGTGYYYTTDKNKRNTPDKMEFKKYDPVVRKHVMFKEAKIK; from the coding sequence ATGCGTGACAAGATCAAGTTGGTGTCCAGCGCCGGTACCGGTTACTACTACACCACCGATAAGAACAAGCGTAATACCCCCGACAAGATGGAATTCAAGAAATACGATCCGGTGGTTCGCAAGCACGTGATGTTCAAAGAAGCCAAGATCAAGTAA
- a CDS encoding class I SAM-dependent methyltransferase, whose translation MAKQSISSRSSQSWDGVADWYAGWSGPRGSIHHRKLAIPALLAAIDGQAGERLVDLGCGPGALAESVGRLGLSYTGVDLSRKLISRAHKHNAGTGRRFIVANVTDPALPARLGVAAFDAAVFMLSVQDINPLQPAIDNAAALLRPGGRLVILMTHPCFRIPRQSGWGWDGGRQLQYRRVDSYLSPLNIPMQRHQSGQGTTRSYHRPLEHYVSALVSSGLQVDRLVEIPMLEALQPNQKLSRAERRAVQEIPLFLLLRAQKVS comes from the coding sequence ATGGCAAAACAATCCATTTCGTCTCGTTCCAGCCAGAGCTGGGACGGTGTTGCTGATTGGTACGCGGGCTGGTCTGGTCCGCGTGGCAGTATTCACCACCGCAAGCTGGCAATCCCTGCTTTATTGGCCGCCATAGACGGCCAGGCCGGTGAACGGCTGGTCGACCTGGGCTGCGGTCCGGGTGCGTTGGCTGAATCGGTCGGTCGGCTGGGGTTGAGCTATACCGGCGTCGATCTCAGCCGAAAACTGATCAGCCGGGCGCACAAGCACAACGCTGGAACCGGCCGTCGTTTTATTGTCGCCAATGTCACCGACCCGGCTTTGCCGGCCCGTTTGGGTGTGGCGGCCTTTGATGCGGCGGTGTTTATGCTGAGCGTGCAGGACATCAACCCGTTGCAGCCGGCCATCGACAACGCAGCGGCCCTGTTGCGCCCTGGCGGTCGGCTGGTGATTCTGATGACGCATCCGTGCTTTCGCATTCCTCGCCAAAGCGGCTGGGGTTGGGATGGCGGTCGTCAATTGCAGTACCGGCGGGTGGACAGTTATCTGTCGCCATTGAACATACCGATGCAACGACACCAAAGTGGCCAGGGCACGACGCGCAGTTATCACCGGCCGCTGGAACACTACGTCAGCGCATTGGTGAGCAGTGGCTTGCAGGTGGATCGGCTGGTGGAAATACCGATGCTGGAAGCATTGCAGCCGAACCAGAAATTGAGCCGGGCTGAACGTCGTGCGGTGCAGGAAATTCCGTTGTTCCTGTTGCTGCGCGCTCAGAAAGTCAGCTAA
- the mutM gene encoding bifunctional DNA-formamidopyrimidine glycosylase/DNA-(apurinic or apyrimidinic site) lyase, with product MPELPEVETTRRGIEPHILERRISRLTVRDGRLRWPVTPDMPAQLQDQKILGTQRRSKYLLIQLERGVLIIHLGMSGSLRVLLDDPTPGKHDHLDLELDNGVRLRYNDPRRFGAWLYTEAPLEAHELIAHLGPEPLSDDFDADYLFALSRKRKTKIKTFIMDARVVVGVGNIYANEALFMAGIYPHKATGRISKAECERLVSTIKQVLALAINQGGTTLRDFVGGDGKPGYFAQSLNVYGRAGLPCKRCETVIKEMRTSNRGTFYCPSCQPR from the coding sequence ATGCCTGAACTGCCCGAAGTCGAAACCACGCGACGCGGTATCGAGCCTCACATTCTGGAGCGACGCATTTCACGCCTGACGGTGCGCGATGGCCGTTTGCGCTGGCCGGTGACACCGGACATGCCGGCGCAGCTTCAGGACCAAAAAATTCTCGGCACCCAGCGCCGTTCCAAATACCTGCTGATTCAACTTGAACGCGGTGTGTTGATCATTCACCTGGGCATGTCCGGCAGTTTGCGGGTATTGCTCGACGACCCGACGCCGGGCAAACACGATCATCTGGATCTGGAACTCGATAACGGCGTGCGGCTGCGCTACAACGACCCCCGTCGTTTCGGCGCCTGGCTGTACACCGAAGCACCGCTGGAAGCGCACGAACTGATTGCGCATCTCGGCCCGGAACCGCTCAGCGACGACTTCGACGCCGACTACCTGTTCGCACTCAGCCGCAAGCGTAAAACCAAAATCAAAACCTTCATTATGGACGCCCGCGTCGTTGTGGGCGTCGGCAACATCTACGCTAACGAAGCGCTGTTTATGGCGGGTATCTATCCCCATAAAGCCACCGGGCGCATCAGCAAAGCCGAGTGCGAACGGTTGGTCAGCACCATCAAACAAGTGCTGGCGTTGGCGATCAATCAGGGCGGCACCACGCTGCGCGATTTCGTCGGCGGCGATGGCAAGCCGGGCTATTTTGCCCAATCGCTGAATGTGTACGGTCGTGCTGGCCTACCGTGCAAACGCTGCGAAACCGTGATCAAAGAAATGCGCACCAGCAACCGCGGTACTTTTTATTGTCCCAGCTGCCAGCCGCGTTAA